GTGGGAGATCGAGCTGGGGCCCGCGGCCCCGGCCGACGCGGACGCCCGCGAGGCGTTCTTCGCGGGCGTGACCGATGCGGCCTTCGCCGCCGGTGCGCGCGCGGCCTCGTCGGCGTCGAAGCTCGCCCGCGCGCTCGGGCGCTGAGCCCGCTCAGCAGGCGAACGGCGCCACGCGCGGCACCGGCCGCCCGGCCGCCAGACGCCGGGCCAGGAGCACGGCGCCGTCCAGCGGCCTGCCGGGGCGCTCCGCCACCTCGAGCCCCGGATGGCGCGCGCGCAGCGCGGCGAGGACCGGATCGCGCAGCAGCGCGGGCGGCATGCCGAACAGGCCGCCCGTGAGCGCGATCCGCGGTGGCACGCCGTCGCCGATCGCGCCCGTCAGCGTGTCGGCGAGGTGCGCGGCGGCGCGCCGCAGGATGTCGCGCGCGGTCTCATCGCCCTCCTCCGCGGCGGCCGCGACGTCGGGCGCGAACTCGCCGAGCACCCGCGGGCGGTCCGTCCGCGGGTACACCTGGCCCGGCCACGTCGCCACGGGGCCGAACCGCGCCTCCGCCGCGCGGGAGAGCGCCGAGGGGGCGGCGCGGCCGTCCAGGCCCCGCGCCGCGGCCCGCAGGCCCTCCATGCCGATCCATGCGCCCGAGCCGAGGTCACCCAGCAGGTGCCCCCAGCCGTCGACGCGCCGCCATACGCGGTCCAGGTCCGTGCCGAGCGCGACGGCGCCCGTGCCGGCCGCCAGCACCGCCCCCGGTGCGTAGCCGAGGGCGCCCACATGGGCCGTGACCATGTCGCTCGCCAGCAGGGCGTCGCGCGCCGCGAAGGCCGAGGCGAGGCGGTCGCGGACCCAGACGGGATCCTTCACGAGGCTGGAGAGCCCCGCGACGCCCGCCACGACCCCCACGATCTCGGGCCGGCGCTGATCGAGCTGCTCGACGAGCCGCGTGGCCAGGTGCGTCAGCCCGTCGGCCACCGCATCGTCCGAGACGCCCGTGCTCGCGGCGCGCGGCGGGCCGCTCACGCTCGCGACGGGGCGGCCGTCCGCGGCGCCCTCGGCGACGAGTCGCGTGCCGCTGCCGCCCAGATCGATCGCGACGACGAGGGGATCGGTCATGCTCATCCCGCCATCTTCCCGCACATGCGACGAGCCCCTCCCGCGGAACGCGGAAGGGGCTCGTCTGTCGGTCGGCGCGTCAACGCCGCCGCGCGGCATCGACGGGCACCGACTCACATGTTGATGAAGTGCCCCTGCAGGCCGTGGAAGCCCTCCTGCAGCGTCTCCGACAGCGTCGGGTGCGTGTGCACGTTGCGCGCCGCCTCGACGGCGGTGAGGTCCCACTTCTGGGCCAGGGTGAGCTCCGGCAGCAGCTCCGAGACGTCGGGGCCGACCATGTGGCCGCCGATGAGCTCGAGGTGCTCGGCGTCGGCGATCAGCTTGACGAAGCCGATCGGCTCGCCCAGGCCGTTGGCCTTTCCGTTCGCGCTGAAGGGGAACTTCGCGACCTTGATCTCGCGGCCCTCCGCACGGGCCTGCTCCTCGGTGAGGCCGAAGCTGGCCACCTGCGGCGAGCAGAACGTGGCGCGCGGCATCATGCGGTAGTCGCCCAGCGTCTGGGTCTCGGCCTTGGCGATCGTCTCGGCGGCGACCACGGCCTGCGCCTCGGCCACGTGGGCCAGCTGCAGCTTGGCGGTCACGTCGCCGATGGCGTAGATGCCGTCGACGTTCGTGCGCATGTAGTCGTCGATCTCGATCGCGCCGCGATCCGTGAGCTTGACGCCCGTCTTCTCGAGGCCGAAGCCCTCGACGTTCGGGGCGAAGCCGACCGACATGAGGACCTTGCCGGCCGTGATCTCGCCCGGCTGGCCGTCGCGGCTCTCGTACGTGACGCGGACCGACGATCCGTTGTCCTCGACGGTCTTGACCGCGGTCGAGGTGAGGATGTCGATGCCGTACTTCTTGTACTGCTTCTGGATCTCCTTCGAGACCTCGGCGTCCTCGTTGGGGAGGGCGCGGTCGAGGAACTCGATGATGGTGACCTTCACGCCGTAGTTCGACAGCACGTAGGCGAACTCCATGCCGATGGCGCCGGCGCCGACGATGACGATCGACTCGGGGAGCTCGCGCGAGAGGATCTGCTCCTCGTAGGTGACGACGTTGTCGCTCAGCTGTACACCCGGCAGCAGGCGCACCTTCGAGCCGGTGGCGATGATCACGTTGTCGTACGTGATCTCCTCGGTGGTGCCGTCGGCCTTGGCGACCGAGATGGCCTTCGGGCCCGTGAAGGTGCCGCGGCCCTCGTACTCGGTGACCTTGTTCTTCTTCATGAGGAAGTGGATGCCCTTGACGTGCGTCTCGGCCACCTTGCGGCTGCGGTCGAACGCGGCGCCGAAGTCGAACGAGACCTCACCCGAGATGCCGAAGAAGTCGGCCTTGTGGGTGAAGGTGTGCGCGACCTCGGCGTTCTTCAGAAGCGACTTCGAGGGGATGCAGCCGACGTTGAGGCAGACACCGCCCCAGTACTTCTCTTCGATGATCGCGACCGAGAGTCCGAGCTGTGCACCGCGCACCGCGGCGACGTAACCGCCGGGGCCTGCGCCGAGGATGACGAGGTCGTAGTGAGCCATACCGAAAGCCTATCGCCCGGCGGGAGGGGTGCGCGTGGCGTCGTCGTCGGGTCCGCCGCGGCGGGCGCGGGCGATGAGCACCGCCACGAGCGCCCCCAGGCCGGCGGCGAGCACGATGCCGCCGATGATCCAGGGCAGGTTGCGCGCGAAGCTGTCGCCGTCGGCCGGGGTGCCGTCGGCCGGGTCGTCGGTGGCGACCGGCGTCGAGGTGGCGGCCGGCTCGTGCGACGGCGCGCTCGCGTCCGGCGTGCGGGTGGGCTCGGGCATCGCGGACGGCGCGGTCGGGGTGGTCACGGTGAACGCGAACGTGCCGTCGGTCGGGTGACCGTCGCTCGAGACGACGCGCCAGTTGACGGTGTAGGCGCCGGCCTCGGCGGCCTCTCCCAGGGGCACCGTGACGATCGCGCCGTCGACCGCGGCGGGGCCGGCGGTGACGTCGGTCTGGGACGGCGAGAGCACCTCGACGACCGTGCCGTTGTCGCCGGCGTCGATCAGCTCGGCGCTGAAGGCGAGCGTCAGCTCGGTCGGGAGCGTCTCGACGGTCGAATCGGCGGCCGGATCGCTCGACACCAGGGTGTCGTGCGCGGCGGCGGGGGAGGCGGCGGCGAGCGAGAGCAGCAGCAGGGCGCCGGCCGCCGCCGCGAGGGCGGGCAGGCGTCGCAGGCTTCGGGTCAGAGCGGTCACGCCCTCGACCGTAGGGCGCGGCGCTGGGCGAACGCTGGCGGCGAGGCGGCCGACAGTGGGTTCGTGACTCGACAATCACCCGCCCGGCATGCGATCGGGGCCGCGAAGCGCGCGGCCGATCGGATACGCTGGACAAAAGGAGGGGAACAAGCGTGACGGATTCGGAATTCCAGCCCACATCGGCTGCATCGCTGCGGCGTGACGGGGGCCACGACGGTCAGGGCGACTCCACGCAGTCGTTCGGGCACGACTCCGACCTGTCCTTCGTGCCGTTCCACGGCGAGCTGTCGGCCACCGAGCTCGAGGCGATCCAGGCCCTGCCGGCCGGCTCGGCGCTGTTGCTCGTCCGCTCGGGCCCGACCGCCGGGGCGCGCTATCTGCTCGACGGCGACGTGACGACCGTGGGTCGCCACCCCGAGGCCGACATCTTCTTCGACGACGTGACGGTCTCGCGCCGCCACTGCGAGATCCTCCGCACCGAGGCGGGCTTCGAGATCGTCGACCAGCGCTCGCTCAACGGCACCTACGTCGACGGCTCCCGCGTCGACCGCGGCGTGCTGCGCAACGGCGACGAGGTGCGGATCGGCAAGTTCCGCGTGAACTTCTTCAGCTCGCCCCTCGACCTGCCGGCGGCGGGGGCCTGATGGCGGCTGCCGCTGCTCCTCTGCCGCGGCGTGAGCCCGGTGCGGGCGCGTTGCTCAGCATCGGTCAGGTGCTGGCGAAGCTCACCCCGGAGTTCCCGCAGCTGACCTCGAGCAAGCTCCGCTTCCTCGAGATGCAGGGCATCGTCTCGCCCCAGCGCACGGCGTCGGGGTACCGCAAGTTCTCGCCGAGCGACCTCGAGCGCCTGCGGTTCGCGCTCACGCTGCAGCGCGATCACTACCTGCCGCTGAGCGTCATCCGCGAGCACCTCGCCGATGTCGACGCCGGCCGCGAGGTGCAGACGCCCGTGGCGCCCCCGTCGATCCACCCGGCCGAGCGCCGCTACAGTCGCGCCGACCTGCTGGCCGCCGCCGGCGCGGCGCCGCAGCTGTTCAACGACGCCGTGAGCACCGGGGTACTGAAGGCGGCCGAGACGTACGACGAGCAGGCCGTCGCCCTCATGCGCGCGCTCGTGGCCCTCGACCGTCACGGCATCGAGCCGCGGCACGTGCGCGGGCTGCGCCAGGCCGCCGAGCGCCAGGTCGCGCTCGTCGAGACCGCGCTGGCCACCGTCCGCCGCCGCACCGACGCCTCGTCGCGCGCGAAGGCGAACGAGCTGGCGCCGGAGCTCGCCGCCCGCCTCGACGAGGTGCGGGCGATCTTCGTGAAGGACGCGCTCGGCCGGCTGACGGACTGATCGTCTCGTTCCGGTAACAGCAGGGCGACACGCCCCCGCCCGAGGGGCGGATGTCGTTGCCGGGGCACGGGGTGGGGCGTACGTTGGACAGGTCAGAGGGACGACAGGGGGACACATGGACGCAGGCACTCCGACCGGTGAGCCGGGCTTCGCCGTCGAGCTCCTCTTCACCGACGGTCTCCCCGAGCTCGACCCGCAGACGGGCTACCGCGGCGCCGTCGCGGCGCGCGCGGCGGGCATCACGTACCGCCAGCTGGACTACTGGGCCCGCACCGAGCTCGTGGTGCCGACCGTCCGCAGCGCCACCGGATCCGGCTCGCAGCGCCTCTACGGCTTCCGCGACATCCTCGTGCTCAAGCTCGTCAAGCGCCTGCTCGACACCGGCATCTCGCTGCAGCAGATCCGCACCGCTGTGGAGCAGCTGCGCGCCTCGGGCATCCAGGACCTGGCCGGCACCACGCTCATGAGCGACGGCGCGTCGGTGTACCTGTGCACGTCGAACGACGAGGTGATCGACCTCGTCAGCCGCGGGCAGGGCGTGTTCGGCATCGCCGTGGGCAAGGTGCTGCGCGAGGTCGAGTCCGAGCTCGTCGACTTCGAGGCCGCCTCGCCCGACCCGACCGACGAGCTCGCCGCCCGTCGCGCCCGCAAGACCGCCTGACCTCTCGCCCGCGCCGCGAGGCCTGCGCCTCAGCTCCGCGGCTGTGCCGCGAGGTCTCGACTGGCTGCGCTCGCTCGACCCGTCTCCGCTCCGCGCTTC
This genomic interval from Microbacterium sediminis contains the following:
- a CDS encoding N-acetylglucosamine kinase; this translates as MSMTDPLVVAIDLGGSGTRLVAEGAADGRPVASVSGPPRAASTGVSDDAVADGLTHLATRLVEQLDQRRPEIVGVVAGVAGLSSLVKDPVWVRDRLASAFAARDALLASDMVTAHVGALGYAPGAVLAAGTGAVALGTDLDRVWRRVDGWGHLLGDLGSGAWIGMEGLRAAARGLDGRAAPSALSRAAEARFGPVATWPGQVYPRTDRPRVLGEFAPDVAAAAEEGDETARDILRRAAAHLADTLTGAIGDGVPPRIALTGGLFGMPPALLRDPVLAALRARHPGLEVAERPGRPLDGAVLLARRLAAGRPVPRVAPFAC
- the lpdA gene encoding dihydrolipoyl dehydrogenase, which produces MAHYDLVILGAGPGGYVAAVRGAQLGLSVAIIEEKYWGGVCLNVGCIPSKSLLKNAEVAHTFTHKADFFGISGEVSFDFGAAFDRSRKVAETHVKGIHFLMKKNKVTEYEGRGTFTGPKAISVAKADGTTEEITYDNVIIATGSKVRLLPGVQLSDNVVTYEEQILSRELPESIVIVGAGAIGMEFAYVLSNYGVKVTIIEFLDRALPNEDAEVSKEIQKQYKKYGIDILTSTAVKTVEDNGSSVRVTYESRDGQPGEITAGKVLMSVGFAPNVEGFGLEKTGVKLTDRGAIEIDDYMRTNVDGIYAIGDVTAKLQLAHVAEAQAVVAAETIAKAETQTLGDYRMMPRATFCSPQVASFGLTEEQARAEGREIKVAKFPFSANGKANGLGEPIGFVKLIADAEHLELIGGHMVGPDVSELLPELTLAQKWDLTAVEAARNVHTHPTLSETLQEGFHGLQGHFINM
- a CDS encoding FHA domain-containing protein gives rise to the protein MRRDGGHDGQGDSTQSFGHDSDLSFVPFHGELSATELEAIQALPAGSALLLVRSGPTAGARYLLDGDVTTVGRHPEADIFFDDVTVSRRHCEILRTEAGFEIVDQRSLNGTYVDGSRVDRGVLRNGDEVRIGKFRVNFFSSPLDLPAAGA
- a CDS encoding MerR family transcriptional regulator, with translation MDAGTPTGEPGFAVELLFTDGLPELDPQTGYRGAVAARAAGITYRQLDYWARTELVVPTVRSATGSGSQRLYGFRDILVLKLVKRLLDTGISLQQIRTAVEQLRASGIQDLAGTTLMSDGASVYLCTSNDEVIDLVSRGQGVFGIAVGKVLREVESELVDFEAASPDPTDELAARRARKTA
- a CDS encoding MerR family transcriptional regulator; translation: MAAAAAPLPRREPGAGALLSIGQVLAKLTPEFPQLTSSKLRFLEMQGIVSPQRTASGYRKFSPSDLERLRFALTLQRDHYLPLSVIREHLADVDAGREVQTPVAPPSIHPAERRYSRADLLAAAGAAPQLFNDAVSTGVLKAAETYDEQAVALMRALVALDRHGIEPRHVRGLRQAAERQVALVETALATVRRRTDASSRAKANELAPELAARLDEVRAIFVKDALGRLTD
- a CDS encoding copper resistance CopC family protein; protein product: MTALTRSLRRLPALAAAAGALLLLSLAAASPAAAHDTLVSSDPAADSTVETLPTELTLAFSAELIDAGDNGTVVEVLSPSQTDVTAGPAAVDGAIVTVPLGEAAEAGAYTVNWRVVSSDGHPTDGTFAFTVTTPTAPSAMPEPTRTPDASAPSHEPAATSTPVATDDPADGTPADGDSFARNLPWIIGGIVLAAGLGALVAVLIARARRGGPDDDATRTPPAGR